One window of Triplophysa rosa linkage group LG8, Trosa_1v2, whole genome shotgun sequence genomic DNA carries:
- the zyx gene encoding zyxin isoform X1 produces the protein MIKMADSNGNKPIVVTSSVSLKVTAPSFYNQPKRFASVAPPRPKGQMAQSQPLPFVSTGVIGRVGEMPPPPSSFCEDFPPPPPPPLDDAELPAPPLECQTTPPAHDAPPAFPAPPPVSEDLPIPAPPEEFTSVPSTHFPPPPPPPPPLPETGAGVSSQRLLEKQTSFDRQLGSLTSMLSEMETSGPFNPKLPSQFSSAPAPKPSAPPPTAPKPTLSFLPPPELQDRPPLAPWAEELRARVRPANQSPASVPAPAPAKNPAVVPKTNFPTSQPNSNFGPKTGSPALSGGTRVFNNSVKSPAQSSFPPPPAAPPAAPPARVSPPSAAPARVSPPAPPSAPPARVFPPASVPAPPHAFNHSATSPIGSQQSVAPPPPAAPQPKMSPVVLFNRPTGNTVSPKVSGSGSGPGGAPLTMREVEELEKMTKEFIKDMDTHPPVITSPATEVCGKCGETLSRSQPAVRAMDKLFHSHCFCCMTCQRALQGMQFYDRDSTPQCEDCYMNSLSVCSRCGERITDRVLKAVGQCFHANCFRCTTCSCTLEGAPFITDDNNNPYCVNDYHRRFSPLCVSCNEPIVPDAGSEETIRVVALEKNFHLKCYRCEDCTRPLSIEADENGCYPLDGRILCMKCHTLRARQAKQ, from the exons ATTAAGATGGCTGACTCCAACGGCAACAAGCCCATTGTGGTAACCTCCTCGGTTTCCCTCAAAGTCACCGCTCCTTCTTTCTACAACCAACCTAAAAGGTTTGCATCTGTCGCTCCCCCACGACCCAAAGGACAGATGGCCCAATCGCAGCCCTTGCCGTTTGTAAGCACAGGGGTAATTGGACGAGTTGGAGAGATGCCCCCGCCCCCTTCATCTTTCTGTGAGG ATTTCCCGCCCCCACCTCCTCCTCCGCTGGATGATGCCGAGCTCCCAGCCCCTCCTCTGGAATGCCAGACCACACCCCCTGCACATGATGCCCCTCCTGCATTCCCAGCCCCACCCCCAGTCTCAGAAGACCTGCCCATTCCTGCACCTCCTGAGGAGTTCACCTCTGTACCTTCTACCCACTTCCCCCCTCCCCCTCCCCCACCTCCTCCTCTCCCTGAAACTGGTGCAGGTGTCAGCTCTCAG AGGCTGCTGGAGAAACAGACGAGTTTTGACAGGCAGCTGGGCTCTTTGACTAGTATGTTATCAGAGATGGAGACCAGCGGACCGTTTAACCCAAAG TTACCCAGCCAGTTTTCATCAGCACCAGCGCCAAAGCCGTCTGCACCTCCACCGACTGCCCCTAAGCCTACACTTTCCTTTCTGCCACCTCCTGAGCTTCAGGATCGTCCACCCCTCGCCCCCTGGGCTGAGGAGCTACGTGCCCGTGTGCGACCGGCCAATCAGAGCCCAGCATCTGTCCCCGCTCCTGCACCGGCCAAAAACCCAGCCGTTGTGCCAAAAACCAACTTTCCTACCAGTCAGCCAAATTCAAATTTTGGTCCTAAAACAGGGAGTCCTGCACTTTCTGGAGGCACAAGAGTGTTTAATAACTCTGTTAAATCTCCTGCTCAGAGTTCTTTCCCACCACCTCCTGCAGCTCCTCCCGCAGCTCCTCCTGCCCGGGTTTCTCCTCCTTCCGCCGCTCCTGCCCGGGTTTCTCCTCCAGCTCCTCCTTCCGCCCCTCCTGCCCGGGTTTTTCCTCCAGCGAGTGTTCCCGCCCCTCCACATGCTTTTAATCACTCTGCAACATCTCCCATTGGTAGTCAACAAAGCGTTGCTCCACCTCCTCCTGCTGCACCTCAGCCTAAGATGTCACCTGTCGTCTTATTCAACAGACCTACAGGAAACACTGTTTCACCCAAG GTATCCGGATCAGGTTCAGGTCCTGGTGGAGCTCCTCTGACTATGAGGGAAGTGGAAGAGCTGgaaaaaatgaccaaagagttCATTAAAGACATGGACACACATCCACCTGTGATCACCTCTCCTGctacag AGGTGTGTGGTAAATGTGGAGAGACTTTGTCCAGATCTCAGCCTGCAGTGAGAGCGATGGATAAACTCTTCCACTCGCATTGTTTCTGCTGCATGACCTGTCAGCGTGCCCTGCAGGGCATGCAGTTCTATGACCGTGACAGCACACCTCAGTGCGAGGACTGCTACATG AACTCTTTGTCTGTTTGTTCGCGCTGTGGGGAGCGGATCACAGATCGGGTCCTGAAGGCAGTGGGCCAGTGTTTCCATGCCAACTGTTTCCGATGCACTACCTGCAGCTGCACACTGGAGGGCGCTCCATTCATCACCGACGATAACAATAACCCCTACTGTGTCAATGATTACCATCG tCGTTTCTCTCCACTTTGTGTAAGCTGCAATGAGCCGATTGTTCCTGATGCTGGGAGTGAAGAGACGATCAGAGTTGTTGCCTTAGAAAAGAACTTCCACCTGAAGTGCTACCGATGTGAG GATTGTACCCGCCCACTTTCCATAGAGGCAGATGAGAATGGCTGTTACCCATTGGACGGCAGAATTCTGTGCATGAAGTGCCACACCCTACGTGCCAGGCAGGCCAAACAGTGA
- the zyx gene encoding zyxin isoform X2 → MADSNGNKPIVVTSSVSLKVTAPSFYNQPKRFASVAPPRPKGQMAQSQPLPFVSTGVIGRVGEMPPPPSSFCEDFPPPPPPPLDDAELPAPPLECQTTPPAHDAPPAFPAPPPVSEDLPIPAPPEEFTSVPSTHFPPPPPPPPPLPETGAGVSSQRLLEKQTSFDRQLGSLTSMLSEMETSGPFNPKLPSQFSSAPAPKPSAPPPTAPKPTLSFLPPPELQDRPPLAPWAEELRARVRPANQSPASVPAPAPAKNPAVVPKTNFPTSQPNSNFGPKTGSPALSGGTRVFNNSVKSPAQSSFPPPPAAPPAAPPARVSPPSAAPARVSPPAPPSAPPARVFPPASVPAPPHAFNHSATSPIGSQQSVAPPPPAAPQPKMSPVVLFNRPTGNTVSPKVSGSGSGPGGAPLTMREVEELEKMTKEFIKDMDTHPPVITSPATEVCGKCGETLSRSQPAVRAMDKLFHSHCFCCMTCQRALQGMQFYDRDSTPQCEDCYMNSLSVCSRCGERITDRVLKAVGQCFHANCFRCTTCSCTLEGAPFITDDNNNPYCVNDYHRRFSPLCVSCNEPIVPDAGSEETIRVVALEKNFHLKCYRCEDCTRPLSIEADENGCYPLDGRILCMKCHTLRARQAKQ, encoded by the exons ATGGCTGACTCCAACGGCAACAAGCCCATTGTGGTAACCTCCTCGGTTTCCCTCAAAGTCACCGCTCCTTCTTTCTACAACCAACCTAAAAGGTTTGCATCTGTCGCTCCCCCACGACCCAAAGGACAGATGGCCCAATCGCAGCCCTTGCCGTTTGTAAGCACAGGGGTAATTGGACGAGTTGGAGAGATGCCCCCGCCCCCTTCATCTTTCTGTGAGG ATTTCCCGCCCCCACCTCCTCCTCCGCTGGATGATGCCGAGCTCCCAGCCCCTCCTCTGGAATGCCAGACCACACCCCCTGCACATGATGCCCCTCCTGCATTCCCAGCCCCACCCCCAGTCTCAGAAGACCTGCCCATTCCTGCACCTCCTGAGGAGTTCACCTCTGTACCTTCTACCCACTTCCCCCCTCCCCCTCCCCCACCTCCTCCTCTCCCTGAAACTGGTGCAGGTGTCAGCTCTCAG AGGCTGCTGGAGAAACAGACGAGTTTTGACAGGCAGCTGGGCTCTTTGACTAGTATGTTATCAGAGATGGAGACCAGCGGACCGTTTAACCCAAAG TTACCCAGCCAGTTTTCATCAGCACCAGCGCCAAAGCCGTCTGCACCTCCACCGACTGCCCCTAAGCCTACACTTTCCTTTCTGCCACCTCCTGAGCTTCAGGATCGTCCACCCCTCGCCCCCTGGGCTGAGGAGCTACGTGCCCGTGTGCGACCGGCCAATCAGAGCCCAGCATCTGTCCCCGCTCCTGCACCGGCCAAAAACCCAGCCGTTGTGCCAAAAACCAACTTTCCTACCAGTCAGCCAAATTCAAATTTTGGTCCTAAAACAGGGAGTCCTGCACTTTCTGGAGGCACAAGAGTGTTTAATAACTCTGTTAAATCTCCTGCTCAGAGTTCTTTCCCACCACCTCCTGCAGCTCCTCCCGCAGCTCCTCCTGCCCGGGTTTCTCCTCCTTCCGCCGCTCCTGCCCGGGTTTCTCCTCCAGCTCCTCCTTCCGCCCCTCCTGCCCGGGTTTTTCCTCCAGCGAGTGTTCCCGCCCCTCCACATGCTTTTAATCACTCTGCAACATCTCCCATTGGTAGTCAACAAAGCGTTGCTCCACCTCCTCCTGCTGCACCTCAGCCTAAGATGTCACCTGTCGTCTTATTCAACAGACCTACAGGAAACACTGTTTCACCCAAG GTATCCGGATCAGGTTCAGGTCCTGGTGGAGCTCCTCTGACTATGAGGGAAGTGGAAGAGCTGgaaaaaatgaccaaagagttCATTAAAGACATGGACACACATCCACCTGTGATCACCTCTCCTGctacag AGGTGTGTGGTAAATGTGGAGAGACTTTGTCCAGATCTCAGCCTGCAGTGAGAGCGATGGATAAACTCTTCCACTCGCATTGTTTCTGCTGCATGACCTGTCAGCGTGCCCTGCAGGGCATGCAGTTCTATGACCGTGACAGCACACCTCAGTGCGAGGACTGCTACATG AACTCTTTGTCTGTTTGTTCGCGCTGTGGGGAGCGGATCACAGATCGGGTCCTGAAGGCAGTGGGCCAGTGTTTCCATGCCAACTGTTTCCGATGCACTACCTGCAGCTGCACACTGGAGGGCGCTCCATTCATCACCGACGATAACAATAACCCCTACTGTGTCAATGATTACCATCG tCGTTTCTCTCCACTTTGTGTAAGCTGCAATGAGCCGATTGTTCCTGATGCTGGGAGTGAAGAGACGATCAGAGTTGTTGCCTTAGAAAAGAACTTCCACCTGAAGTGCTACCGATGTGAG GATTGTACCCGCCCACTTTCCATAGAGGCAGATGAGAATGGCTGTTACCCATTGGACGGCAGAATTCTGTGCATGAAGTGCCACACCCTACGTGCCAGGCAGGCCAAACAGTGA
- the kel gene encoding kell blood group glycoprotein homolog: MNKMIEIRIFQQEMVTMPEERPQSDESNPVVCNKNRKLILALFAFSLFAITLGLAFYAHQQKMGDPWILLLKSAAPPCLSPACLKASERFSVTMDPFSRPCDYFLSACGSSSHRGRQRGKGIVIEGNGGQDKKRDVGSEDRVKMRGKTDVQEKHDGLLDKFPDRQTALLKAIKEMLDRPDEGAMSTAEQKAKKFFKACMESESPEKAGSEPFLTLLKQMGGWAVSGEWIKTLDFNSTLALLMSQYSTFPFFSVYVGPNADDGQTNSNQPYIQIDEPHFQFPIDWNSKTQKSKASSQYLRPFFSSCSQYLVLLGVPSSRTTQHCGLFMSLSTTLALATSPLPYRLSQRLLYHTITIQELQILAPAIDWLACLKASFQPLPISQSDVVLVHNLPYLIHMSQTISQWKIQHDIMGTDPLHTYMMFSLLQTLIPALDSRFTKTMKNFSIATGDAQEDVPRWWKCVQQTEQGFETLLSHLIRERHAQKEAEELIHDIYSSLKMKLADLAWRDEKSPGFIFDKIKSFTPRLSTETNAPNHADLNQLYAEVLVSEEDYFSNYLQVLLLEQKRRSRLLSHATQAEGLSITPFLSGNDIIVPVGMFVLPFFHFSHPRALNYGTLGFLVAKDFLHLLLPDIHKQAKNPELESACVWSHYLRVTEGLGRVDAFSLSPSKQQEVWVQYSALEVALNAYKMSFTRCPADSSLSGLSYIHLFLSSFTKVSCDADSYREFMPFEPSFLVSVLCSNSRFCPKPLTCLNKYQSYPPEVCLSQTTH, from the exons aTGAACAAGATGATTGAAATCCGAATTTTTCAACAG GAAATGGTCACGATGCCAGAAGAACGGCCTCAATCCGATGAATCAAATCCAGTGGTCTGCAACAAGAACCGCAAGCTTATATTGGCTCTCTTTGCCTTTTCTCTCTTCGCAATTACGTTAGGGTTGGCATTCTATGCTCACCAACAGAAGATGGGAGATCCCTGGATTTTACTTTTGAAATCAG CTGCTCCACCTTGTCTTTCTCCTGCCTGTCTGAAAGCATCTGAACGTTTTTCTGTTACCATGGATCCCTTTTCTCGCCCCTGTGATTACTTTCTGTCGGCCTGCGGATCTTCATCCCACAGAGGGAGGCAGAGAGGTAAGGGGATTGTCATTGAGGGCAATGGAGGACAAGACAAGAAAAGAGATGTGGGGAGTGAAGACCGGGTGAAGATGAGAGGAAAGACAGATgtccaagaaaaacatgatggaCTGCTGGACAAGTttccagacagacagacagctttGCTCAAAGCCATCAAAGAAATGCTAG ACAGACCTGATGAGGGTGCCATGAGTACAGCGGAACAGAAGGCAAAGAAATTCTTCAAGGCCTGCATGGAGTCAGAATCTCCAGAGAAAGCGGGTTCAGAGCCGTTCCTCACTCTACTCAAGCAG ATGGGTGGCTGGGCAGTATCAGGTGAATGGATAAAGACTTTAGATTTTAACAGCACTCTGGCCCTGCTCATGAGCCAGTACTCCACATTTCCTTTCTTCAGCGTGTATGTGGGGCCAAACGCTGATGATGGTCAAACTAATTCCAATCAACCTTACATACAG ATTGATGAGCCACATTTTCAATTCCCTATTGACTGGAATAGCAAGACACAGAAATCCAAAGCCAGTTCTCAG TATTTGCGGCCATTCTTTTCATCCTGCAGTCAGTATTTGGTTCTTTTGGGCGTTCCTTCCAGCAGAACCACACAGCATTGTGGTCTTTTCATGTCTCTATCTACAACTCTTGCTTTGGCCACGTCTCCTCTTCCTTACCGCCTCAGTCAGCGGTTACTCTATCACACAATTACTATTCAAGAACTACAG ATCCTGGCTCCAGCCATTGATTGGCTAGCTTGCCTAAAAGCCTCATTTCAGCCTCTTcctatcagccaatcagatgttGTTTTAGTACACAATCTCCCGTACCTTATCCACATGTCACAGACAATAAGCCAATGGAAAATTCAGCATGATATTATGGGAAC TGATCCTCTTCATACATACATGATGTTTAGCCTATTGCAAACACTCATACCTGCGCTGGACTCAAGATTTACGAAAACAATGAAAAACTTTTCCATTGCAACTGGAGATGCACAGGAG GATGTACCACGCTGGTGGAAGTGTGTCCAGCAGACAGAGCAAGGGTTTGAAACACTACTGAGTCATCTGATCAGAGAAAGACATGCACAGAAAGAG GCTGAAGAATTGATACATGATATTTACTCATCCCTCAAGATGAAACTGGCAGATCTTGCCTGGAGGGACGAGAAATCCCCTGGTTTCATTTTTGACAAG ATTAAATCTTTTACTCCAAGACTCTCCACAGAAACAAATGCCCCCAATCATGCAGATCTTAACCAACTCTATGCAGAG GTGCTTGTGAGTGAGGAGGATTATTTCTCCAACTACCTTCAGGTGCTGTTGCTGGAACAGAAGCGCAGAAGCAGGCTACTCTCACATGCCACACAAGCTGAAGG TTTGTCCATCACGCCATTCCTCTCTGGCAATGACATCATCGTCCCTGTTGGAATGTTTGTGTTACCTTTCTTCCATTTCTCACATCCCAG GGCATTGAATTATGGGACATTGGGATTTCTGGTGGCTAAAGATTTTCTCCACCTTCTGTTACCTGATA TTCACAAACAGGCTAAGAATCCTGAGTTGGAGAGCGCTTGTGTGTGGTCTCATTATCTGCGTGTGACAGAGGGTCTGGGTCGGGTTGATGCTTTCTCTCTTTCCCCCTCTAAACAACAGGAGGTGTGGGTACAATACTCCGCTCTGGAAGTGGCACTAAAT GCTTATAAGATGAGTTTCACAAGGTGTCCAGCAGATTCATCTCTGTCTGGCCTCTCATACATTCACCTGTTCCTCTCATCCTTTACAAAG GTAAGCTGTGATGCAGACTCCTACCGTGAGTTCATGCCCTTTGAACCTTCTTTCCTGGTGTCAGTCCTGTGTTCAAACTCACGATTCTGCCCAAAACCGCTGACCTGCCTGAATAAATATCAGAGTTATCCTCCTGAGGTGTGTCTGAGTCAAACAACACACTGA
- the emg1 gene encoding ribosomal RNA small subunit methyltransferase NEP1, producing the protein MAARAGDKRGLEHLDEYEPKPVKQQRSLHDKMTEKRLVVVLEGATLETVKVGKTFELLNCDQHKSMIIKNGRDPGKIRPDITHQCLLMLLDSPLNRAGLLQVYIHTEKNVLIEINPQTRIPRTFPRFCGLMVQLLHKLSVRAADGPQRLLRLIKNPVSDHLPPGCPRYASSFKAGDAVCPRTIVPNDGPAAVVIGAFAHGTVNVDYTEKTVSISNYPLSAALTCAKMCSAFEEVWGVL; encoded by the exons ATGGCTGCACGCGCTGGAGATAAGCgtggtctggagcatttagacgAATATGAACCAAAACCAGTAAAACAGCAACGAAGTTTGCACGATAAAATGACTGAAAAGCggcttgttgttgttttagaaGGAGCGACGCTTGAAACAGTCAAG GTTGGAAAAACATTCGAGTTGCTGAATTGTGATCAGCATAAGAGTATGATAATAAAGAATGGCAGAGACCCCGGAAAGATTCGCCCTGATATCACACATCAG TGCTTGTTGATGCTTCTGGACAGTCCTTTGAATAGAGCAGGACTGCTACAGGTGTACATTCACACAGAGAAGAATGTTTTGATCGAAATCAACCCACAGACAAGAATTCCTCGCACGTTTCCACGGTTCTGTGGACTCATGG TCCAGCTCCTGCACAAGCTGAGTGTGAGAGCAGCAGATGGTCCACAGCGTTTGTTAAGACTGATTAAAAATCCAGTATCGGACCACCTGCCACCTGGATGTCCCAGATATGCTTCATCATTCAAAGCAGGAGATGCTGTGTGTCCCAGAACTATTGTCCCTAACGACGGACCAGCTGCTGTTGTCATTGGAGCATTTGCACATGGAACA GTGAATGTTGACTACACAGAAAAGACAGTGTCCATAAGTAACTATCCATTGTCTGCGGCACTAACATGTGCCAAAATGTGTTCTGCGTTTGAGGAGGTCTGGGGAGTGTTATGA